One window of Chionomys nivalis chromosome 10, mChiNiv1.1, whole genome shotgun sequence genomic DNA carries:
- the Aspg gene encoding 60 kDa lysophospholipase isoform X1 translates to MARATEPERRLLAIYTGGTIGMRSEGGVLVPGRGLAAVLRALHMFHDEEYAQAHHLPEDTLVLPPASPDQRILYTVLECQPLFDSSDMTTTEWVQIAQTIERHYTQYQGFVVIHGTDTMAFAASVLSFMLENLQKPVILTGAQVPIHALWNDGRENLLGALLMAGQYIIPEVCLFFQNQLYRGNRTTKVDARRFAAFCSPNLPPLATVGADVTINRELVRKASQKDRLVVHSNMERDVGLLRLYPGIPASLVRTFLQPPLKGVVMETFGSGNGPTKPDLLQELRVASEQGLIIVNCTHCLQGAVTSDYASGMAMAGAGIVSGFDMTSEAALAKLSYVLGQPGLSLDDRKKLLVKDLRGEMTLPETDERQSLLQDGVLGRRIAWLLSLNGSQEADAVQDVLTSSLALAAAHAGDLDTLQALVELGRDLNLKDSSGQTPLHVAARRGHAAVVTMLLQKGVDVNAHNEDGHSPLLLAVRGRHQGIIGLLRTAGACLSPQELEDIGTELCRLAFRADSEGLRAWWQAGADLGQLDYDGRCALQVAEAAGNADVVALLQSFADRISAQPQPH, encoded by the exons ATGGCTCGCGCTACCGAACCTGAGCGGCGGCTGCTGGCAATCTACACTGGCGGCACCATCGGCATGAGGAGCGAGGGTGGTG TGCTGGTTCCTGGGAGAGGCCTGGCTGCTGTCCTGAGGGCACTTCACATGTTCCACGATGAGGAGTACGCCCAGGCCCACCACCTGCCCGAGGACACGCTGGTGCTGCC CCCGGCCAGTCCTGACCAGAGGATCCTCTACACGGTGCTGGAGTGCCAGCCACTCTTCGACTCCAGTGACATGACCACCACTGAGTGGGTTCAGATTGCCCAGACCATAGAG AGACACTACACACAGTACCAGGGTTTTGTGGTCATCCACGGCACGGACACCATGGCCTTTGCCGCCTCGGTGCTGTCCTTCATGCTGGAGAACCTGCAGAAGCCTGTCATCCTCACCGGGGCCCAG GTACCCATCCATGCACTGTGGAACGATGGCCGTGAAAACCTGCTGGGGGCCCTGCTCATGGCTGGCCAGTACATCATTCCTGAG GTCTGCCTATTCTTCCAGAATCAGCTCTATCGGGGCAATCGGACAACCAAGGTGGACGCACGGAGGTTTGCAGCCTTCTGCTCCCCCAACCTGCCCCCTCTGGCCACTGTGGGTGCAGATGTCACAA TCAACCGTGAGCTGGTACGGAAGGCCAGCCAGAAGGACCGTCTTGTGGTGCACAGCAATATGGAGCGTGACGTGGGCCTGCTGCGCCTTTACCCTGGGATCCCTGCCTCACTG GTGCGGACCTTCCTGCAGCCCCCACTGAAAGGGGTGGTCATGGAGACCTTCGGCTCTGGGAATGGGCCCACCAAGCCAGACCTGCTGCAGGAGCTGCGGGTGGCATCTGAACAAGGCCTGATCATCGTCAACTGTACCCATTGCCTTCAGGGGGCTGTGACTTCGGACTATGCGTCTGGCATG GCCATGGCAGGAGCTGGCATTGTTTCAGGTTTCGACATGACGTCAGAGGCTGCCCTGGCCAAACTGTCCTATGTGCTAGGCCAGCCGGGGCTGAGCCTGGATGACCGGAAGAAG CTGCTGGTCAAGGACCTTCGTGGGGAGATGACCCTGCCCGAGACAGATGAGCGCCAGTCCTTGCTGCAAGATGGCGTGCTGGGCCGCCGGATAGCATGGCTTCTCAGTCTGAATGGCAGCCAG GAGGCTGATGCCGTGCAGGATGTCCTGACGTCCAGCCTGGCCCTGGCTGCAGCTCATGCTGGTGACCTAGACACTCTGCAGGCCTTGGTGGAGCTG GGCAGAGACCTCAACCTGAAGGACTCTAGTGGTCAAACCCCACTGCATGTGGCTGCACGCAGGGGCCATGCTGCCGTGGTCACCATGCTGCTGCAGAAGGGTGTGGATGTGAATGCCCACAATGAAGATGGCCATAGCCCACTGCTGCTGGCCGTGAGGGGCAG GCATCAGGGCATCATTGGGCTGCTGCGGACCGCTGGGGCTTGCCTATCTCCCCAGGAGCTGGAAGATATTGGGACAGAGCTGTGCAG GCTGGCATTCAGGGCAGACAGCGAAGGCCTaagggcatggtggcaggcaggggctGACCTAGGACAGCTGGACTATGATGGACGTTGTGCCCTGCAAGTA GCTGAAGCTGCTGGGAATGCAGACGTGGTGGCCCTGCTACAGAGCTTTGCAGACAGGATCagtgcccagccccagccccactaA
- the Aspg gene encoding 60 kDa lysophospholipase isoform X2 — protein MARATEPERRLLAIYTGGTIGMRSEGGVLVPGRGLAAVLRALHMFHDEEYAQAHHLPEDTLVLPPASPDQRILYTVLECQPLFDSSDMTTTEWVQIAQTIERHYTQYQGFVVIHGTDTMAFAASVLSFMLENLQKPVILTGAQVPIHALWNDGRENLLGALLMAGQYIIPEVCLFFQNQLYRGNRTTKVDARRFAAFCSPNLPPLATVGADVTINRELVRKASQKDRLVVHSNMERDVGLLRLYPGIPASLVRTFLQPPLKGVVMETFGSGNGPTKPDLLQELRVASEQGLIIVNCTHCLQGAVTSDYASGMAMAGAGIVSGFDMTSEAALAKLSYVLGQPGLSLDDRKKLLVKDLRGEMTLPETDERQSLLQDGVLGRRIAWLLSLNGSQEADAVQDVLTSSLALAAAHAGDLDTLQALVELGRDLNLKDSSGQTPLHVAARRGHAAVVTMLLQKGVDVNAHNEDGHSPLLLAVRGRHQGIIGLLRTAGACLSPQELEDIGTELCRLKLLGMQTWWPCYRALQTGSVPSPSPTKSWTGLMSPQ, from the exons ATGGCTCGCGCTACCGAACCTGAGCGGCGGCTGCTGGCAATCTACACTGGCGGCACCATCGGCATGAGGAGCGAGGGTGGTG TGCTGGTTCCTGGGAGAGGCCTGGCTGCTGTCCTGAGGGCACTTCACATGTTCCACGATGAGGAGTACGCCCAGGCCCACCACCTGCCCGAGGACACGCTGGTGCTGCC CCCGGCCAGTCCTGACCAGAGGATCCTCTACACGGTGCTGGAGTGCCAGCCACTCTTCGACTCCAGTGACATGACCACCACTGAGTGGGTTCAGATTGCCCAGACCATAGAG AGACACTACACACAGTACCAGGGTTTTGTGGTCATCCACGGCACGGACACCATGGCCTTTGCCGCCTCGGTGCTGTCCTTCATGCTGGAGAACCTGCAGAAGCCTGTCATCCTCACCGGGGCCCAG GTACCCATCCATGCACTGTGGAACGATGGCCGTGAAAACCTGCTGGGGGCCCTGCTCATGGCTGGCCAGTACATCATTCCTGAG GTCTGCCTATTCTTCCAGAATCAGCTCTATCGGGGCAATCGGACAACCAAGGTGGACGCACGGAGGTTTGCAGCCTTCTGCTCCCCCAACCTGCCCCCTCTGGCCACTGTGGGTGCAGATGTCACAA TCAACCGTGAGCTGGTACGGAAGGCCAGCCAGAAGGACCGTCTTGTGGTGCACAGCAATATGGAGCGTGACGTGGGCCTGCTGCGCCTTTACCCTGGGATCCCTGCCTCACTG GTGCGGACCTTCCTGCAGCCCCCACTGAAAGGGGTGGTCATGGAGACCTTCGGCTCTGGGAATGGGCCCACCAAGCCAGACCTGCTGCAGGAGCTGCGGGTGGCATCTGAACAAGGCCTGATCATCGTCAACTGTACCCATTGCCTTCAGGGGGCTGTGACTTCGGACTATGCGTCTGGCATG GCCATGGCAGGAGCTGGCATTGTTTCAGGTTTCGACATGACGTCAGAGGCTGCCCTGGCCAAACTGTCCTATGTGCTAGGCCAGCCGGGGCTGAGCCTGGATGACCGGAAGAAG CTGCTGGTCAAGGACCTTCGTGGGGAGATGACCCTGCCCGAGACAGATGAGCGCCAGTCCTTGCTGCAAGATGGCGTGCTGGGCCGCCGGATAGCATGGCTTCTCAGTCTGAATGGCAGCCAG GAGGCTGATGCCGTGCAGGATGTCCTGACGTCCAGCCTGGCCCTGGCTGCAGCTCATGCTGGTGACCTAGACACTCTGCAGGCCTTGGTGGAGCTG GGCAGAGACCTCAACCTGAAGGACTCTAGTGGTCAAACCCCACTGCATGTGGCTGCACGCAGGGGCCATGCTGCCGTGGTCACCATGCTGCTGCAGAAGGGTGTGGATGTGAATGCCCACAATGAAGATGGCCATAGCCCACTGCTGCTGGCCGTGAGGGGCAG GCATCAGGGCATCATTGGGCTGCTGCGGACCGCTGGGGCTTGCCTATCTCCCCAGGAGCTGGAAGATATTGGGACAGAGCTGTGCAG GCTGAAGCTGCTGGGAATGCAGACGTGGTGGCCCTGCTACAGAGCTTTGCAGACAGGATCagtgcccagccccagccccactaAGTCCTGGACTGGGCTGATGTCCCCTCAGTGA